One genomic window of Leptotrichia trevisanii DSM 22070 includes the following:
- a CDS encoding Fic family protein translates to MNNYSELSKLYYQKVNIEEELRKRLENPCVYKTSLYILPILRGERVLKEVELFFLPINDILMLQDEIIQNSKEILKLSGELPKIAQKYCIREIMINEITKSEGIEGVHTTKKDVYNSMNSTKIDRLSGIIKKYKQITEKKIEKIDSAKEIRRIYDEIFDEEILINPENRLDGKLFRKNSVFITDGFKNIHLGDLTEEIILKHIEDLIKFSNRKDISFLFKACIAHYYFEYIHPFYDGNGRCGRMIFSMYLARKLDIFTGLSLSYAIFSEKEKYSKLFLNTSSSKNFGEVTFFIKGMMGFIKKGQKSIKEMLENKIEKLNFSRDYLDNLALSDSEKKIMFIYIQNNIFSEFPLKDKELSKILEISRAKLRIHIENLMKKGYLVEISKNPMIHVIDDELKEVLD, encoded by the coding sequence ATGAATAATTATTCAGAATTGTCGAAATTATATTATCAGAAGGTAAATATAGAAGAAGAGTTAAGAAAAAGGCTCGAAAATCCTTGTGTATATAAAACTTCATTGTATATTTTGCCAATTTTACGTGGGGAAAGAGTTTTAAAGGAAGTTGAATTATTTTTTTTGCCAATAAATGATATTTTGATGTTGCAAGATGAGATTATACAAAATAGTAAGGAAATTTTGAAATTATCTGGTGAATTGCCAAAAATAGCTCAAAAATATTGTATAAGAGAAATTATGATTAATGAGATAACAAAAAGTGAAGGAATTGAAGGAGTTCATACTACAAAAAAAGATGTGTATAACAGTATGAATTCTACAAAAATAGACAGACTATCTGGAATTATAAAAAAATACAAGCAAATTACTGAAAAAAAAATAGAAAAAATTGATTCAGCTAAGGAAATACGGAGAATATATGACGAAATTTTTGATGAAGAAATTTTGATTAATCCTGAAAATAGATTAGACGGGAAGTTATTTAGAAAAAATTCGGTGTTTATTACAGACGGATTTAAAAATATACATTTGGGAGATTTGACAGAAGAAATAATCTTAAAGCATATTGAAGATTTAATAAAATTTTCAAATAGAAAGGATATAAGTTTTTTATTTAAGGCTTGTATTGCACATTATTATTTTGAATACATTCATCCTTTTTATGATGGAAATGGAAGATGCGGAAGAATGATTTTTTCAATGTATTTAGCCAGAAAATTAGACATATTTACAGGACTTTCATTGTCGTATGCCATTTTTTCGGAAAAGGAAAAATATTCAAAATTATTTTTAAACACTTCCAGCTCTAAAAATTTTGGAGAAGTGACATTTTTTATAAAAGGAATGATGGGATTTATAAAAAAAGGGCAAAAAAGTATAAAGGAAATGTTGGAAAATAAAATAGAAAAATTAAACTTTTCACGTGATTATTTGGATAATTTAGCATTAAGTGATTCAGAAAAGAAAATAATGTTTATTTATATTCAAAATAATATATTTTCTGAATTTCCCCTAAAGGATAAGGAGCTGTCAAAAATACTGGAAATAAGCAGAGCCAAATTGAGAATCCATATAGAAAACTTGATGAAAAAGGGATATTTGGTAGAAATATCCAAAAATCCAATGATTCATGTTATAGATGACGAGTTGAAGGAAGTTCTTGATTAA